A portion of the Halobacillus ihumii genome contains these proteins:
- a CDS encoding ABC transporter permease, producing MSSQSETAVRPSVERRGKPNFNPFTSNLFIGSLLPIVLIIIWEVASRSGWVAPYLLPAPSVVLEEIVGMAQEGELWGHISITLYRVFAGFLLGMIAAAILGAATGYIRIVEKILDPMLQALRAIPSLAWVPLFVLWIGIGEASKITLVAVGVFFPIYLNLTSGIQGVDRKLIEVGRMYHFTSLQQIRKIIFPAALPSFLVGVRSGLSLGWMFVVAAELLGASQGLGYLMVFGQNTSSPELVIGSIVLFAIFGKITDEILKRIQTRTLRWQDSIENSV from the coding sequence AACCAAATTTTAATCCGTTTACATCCAATTTGTTTATAGGAAGTCTCCTCCCTATTGTTCTTATTATCATTTGGGAAGTTGCTTCAAGAAGTGGATGGGTAGCTCCTTACTTGCTTCCTGCCCCCTCAGTGGTTTTGGAGGAAATAGTAGGAATGGCGCAAGAGGGTGAACTATGGGGGCACATATCGATTACTTTATACCGTGTATTTGCAGGGTTTCTATTAGGGATGATAGCGGCTGCGATTTTAGGTGCTGCTACTGGATATATTAGGATCGTTGAAAAAATCCTTGATCCGATGCTGCAGGCGCTAAGGGCGATTCCGTCATTAGCATGGGTGCCCCTGTTTGTTTTATGGATCGGTATCGGAGAAGCCTCTAAAATTACGCTGGTTGCAGTTGGAGTATTCTTCCCAATTTACTTAAATTTGACCTCTGGTATTCAAGGGGTGGATCGAAAGCTGATCGAAGTGGGGCGTATGTATCATTTCACAAGCCTGCAGCAAATCCGCAAAATCATTTTTCCTGCCGCGCTGCCTTCTTTTTTAGTAGGGGTGCGAAGCGGGCTCAGTCTTGGGTGGATGTTTGTTGTTGCAGCTGAACTCCTGGGTGCAAGTCAAGGATTGGGGTATTTGATGGTATTTGGGCAAAATACTTCTTCTCCTGAGCTGGTAATCGGAAGTATCGTGCTTTTTGCGATCTTTGGGAAAATAACCGACGAGATCTTGAAGCGGATTCAGACACGGACTCTGCGCTGGCAAGATAGTATAGAAAATTCGGTTTAG